The Zygotorulaspora mrakii chromosome 3, complete sequence genome includes a region encoding these proteins:
- the SRB4 gene encoding Srb4p (similar to Saccharomyces cerevisiae SRB4 (YER022W); ancestral locus Anc_7.503) produces MNEFPGSNDISEEGVQLALDPNLISLPLSRSTASPLVMSTNESAMNQQGTSQRTQTDSFETQEKNSTEKNLSSQTLITNPYEKYGQMPMSELIPLILLQRGPGFKFADLSEGTLMQELENEECTQIQKVDQPIDGEVSAPHVSALDEDADTAMDIDYQKKTLDNQDIKTEASEASQLVAFGDHSKDSTTQEQFLKIRKEMIDSINLAMNDSSLALEFLSLLLSSVKESTALTSMSPFLKKTVPVRSLNSDKLPQTPISRERQIGSDILSRGWKLRSLNESRAILKDNFEKLEIVMSREHVYWNKIAKYVSNKDVIFKMRDKSTGLRSLGIKYGYEDSGSTYKRDRGVAVLRNNYEHNLLELIPSSIIDNPASRANEKFVRLRIFTKIESEDDFILTGESSLDSLFLNRAANKRDQDDMRDQIQRLKAFLFEQELMYQSKKECSLLLSYGVTIENENKIVMELPNEKIEMELLPIDDSSVVNHIQDAPKVNDKRAAFMLTTLRLLLVVMFKKNLRKKLTSIRGTSSNVEKDILLIRPLLGKIRHQNYKIILRKIVKDYVLDEIRDSELIETPIFKNETVKVAVDANIARLSKSISAFDRLLEISKTKFEIKLSTKAELFLLLSSPNYCNAIVSVCYRDPETSTSFNTEFSEFKEIEEFLHFLVTEYVKYKETTIKKEE; encoded by the coding sequence ATGAATGAATTCCCAGGATCCAATGATATCTCAGAGGAGGGAGTCCAATTGGCATTGGATCCTAATTTGATATCACTTCCTTTATCTCGTTCGACAGCAAGTCCACTGGTGATGTCAACAAACGAAAGTGCGATGAACCAGCAAGGGACATCTCAAAGAACTCAGACTGATTCCTTTGAGACTCAGGAAAAAAACAGTACAGAAAAGAACTTAAGTAGCCAAACTTTAATTACCAATCCTTACGAGAAGTATGGTCAAATGCCAATGAGCGAATTGATACCGTTAATACTACTTCAAAGAGGCCCTGGTTTCAAGTTTGCTGATCTCTCTGAAGGAACTCTCATGCAAGAGTTAGAAAATGAGGAGTGCACCCAGATTCAAAAGGTTGATCAACCGATTGATGGCGAAGTCTCTGCTCCTCATGTTTCCGCCTTGGACGAGGATGCTGATACCGCCATGGACATTGATTACCAAAAGAAAACACTTGATAACCAAGATATTAAAACAGAAGCTTCAGAAGCGTCTCAGCTTGTTGCATTTGGAGATCACTCCAAGGACTCTACAACACAAGAACAGTTTTTAAAGATaaggaaagaaatgattgaTAGCATAAACTTGGCAATGAATGATTCATCTTTAGCCTTAGAATTTCTGTCTCTACTACTTTCTTCAGTCAAGGAGTCTACGGCTCTCACTTCAATGTCTCCattcttgaagaagacAGTTCCGGTACGTTCTTTAAACAGTGACAAACTGCCTCAGACGCCTATCTCAAGAGAAAGGCAGATTGGCTCGGATATCTTAAGTAGGGGTTGGAAGCTGAGGAGTCTTAATGAATCTCGAGCTATACTTAAGGATAATTTCGAAAAGCTAGAGATAGTGATGTCGAGGGAACACGTATACTGGAATAAAATAGcaaaatacgtcagtaaTAAGGATGtaatattcaaaatgagGGATAAAAGTACGGGCCTGCGATCACTGGGCATAAAATATGGTTATGAGGATTCCGGTTCGACATATAAAAGAGACAGAGGTGTTGCGGTTCTGAGAAATAACTACGAACACAACTTGCTGGAATTGATACCATCTTCAATAATTGACAATCCCGCGTCTAGGGCTAACGAAAAATTTGTAAGACTTCGAATATtcacaaaaattgaatcagAGGATGATTTTATACTAACCGGTGAGAGTTCGTTAGATTCACTTTTCCTCAATAGAGCAGCAAATAAAAGAGATCAAGATGATATGAGagatcaaattcaaagattaaAAGCCTTCCTCTTCGAACAAGAACTGATGTATCAATCTAAAAAGGAATGCTCACTATTATTATCTTATGGTGTGACTATCGAAAACGAAAATAAAATCGTGATGGAACttccaaatgaaaaaatcgagATGGAGCTACTTCCAATAGATGACAGCTCAGTGGTCAATCACATTCAAGACGCTCCAAAAGTAAATGACAAAAGAGCTGCTTTCATGTTGACCACTTTGAGACTACTACTTGTTGTtatgttcaaaaaaaacctGAGAAAAAAGCTCACATCTATCCGAGGTACCAGTTCGAATGTAGAAAAAGATATCTTGTTAATAAGACCACTTCTTGGAAAAATAAGGCATCAAAATTATAAgattattttgagaaaaattgTGAAAGACTACGTTCTAGATGAAATTAGGGATTCTGAATTAATCGAAACACctattttcaagaatgagACTGTTAAGGTAGCCGTTGATGCCAATATCGCTAGATTGTCTAAAAGTATTTCTGCCTTTGATCGTTTattagaaatttcaaaaaccaaGTTTGAAATAAAACTGTCAACCAAAGCTGAGCTCTTTTTGCTTTTGAGCAGTCCGAATTACTGCAACGCTATTGTATCTGTGTGTTATAGAGACCCTGAAACTTCAACCTCATTCAACACCGAATTTTCAGAGTTTAAAGAGATCGAAgagtttcttcatttcttaGTGACAGAATACGTAAAATACAAGGAGACtacaatcaaaaaagaggaataA
- the RPN3 gene encoding proteasome regulatory particle lid subunit RPN3 (similar to Saccharomyces cerevisiae RPN3 (YER021W); ancestral locus Anc_7.502), with the protein MTSDLMDIDTPIESGADVKYAEEANVETIIAVLRDITKASITLDSFFVWKGLKELSKLRKSVLKEETLLALINILYPDSSKFKKPLLKAVNGEKKCAVPNAEEVRSAYPASFYEVIDDKTIELAAEINSFVHLLVILYLLDTHNLKKLDSFNKKVIIPKILACYNQRFLDLINAKLWFYIAICDKELDTNPNLATRSEMIKFLKTASLKHDNETKAMLITLILRSFLSAGEIESAADFVSKVEFPSSADVSSPLEARFYFYLSKIMAIQLDYSTANEYIIAAIRKAPNTPNSLGFLQQANKLRCVIELLMGDIPELSFFNQTGMQRSLEPYFHLAKAVKLGDLKKFTAAINKYKSQLIKDGNYQLYVRLRSNVIKTGIRIISLTYKRISLKDICLKLRLDSEQTVEYMVSRAIRDGVIEAKINHGKGYIETSELLNVYDTEEPQEVFDERIKFVNQLHDENIVAMRYPEDKKNKSKNGNSEEDEFIDGSLLDDISDFSDIDDLGFL; encoded by the coding sequence ATGACGAGCGATTTGATGGATATCGACACGCCAATTGAGAGCGGTGCTGACGTTAAGTATGCGGAGGAAGCCAATGTAGAGACAATCATTGCTGTGTTGCGGGATATAACAAAAGCCAGTATTACCTTAgattctttctttgtctGGAAGGGATTAAAGGAATTGAGcaaattgagaaaatcCGTGCTAAAAGAAGAGACGTTGTTAGCATTGATCAACATATTGTATCCTGACAGTtcaaaattcaagaaaCCATTGCTGAAGGCTGTCAACggtgaaaagaaatgtGCAGTTCCAAATGCCGAAGAGGTCAGATCAGCATACCCTGCATCATTTTACGAGGTGATTGACGATAAAACAATTGAACTCGCTGCGGAAATAAATAGCTTTGTTCATCTATTGGTCATATTATATCTATTAGACACTCataacttgaaaaaactggatTCTTTTAATAAAAAGGTGATCATTCCCAAAATTTTGGCATGTTACAACCAAAGGTTCCTAGATTTGATTAATGCAAAACTGTGGTTCTATATTGCTATATGTGATAAAGAATTAGACACAAATCCAAATTTAGCAACCCGTTCAGAGATGATTAAATTCCTAAAGACAGCATCTCTCAAGCATGATAATGAAACGAAGGCGATGCTGATAACCTTAATCCTGAGAAGCTTTTTATCTGCTGGTGAAATAGAATCGGCCGCTGATTTCGTCAGTAAGGTTGAATTTCCAAGTAGTGCTGACGTTTCAAGCCCCCTCGAAGCCAGATTCTATTTCTACCTATCAAAGATAATGGCAATTCAATTGGACTACTCAACAGCCAACGAATATATCATAGCAGCAATTAGAAAAGCACCAAATACACCGAATAGCTTGGGATTTTTGCAACAAGCTAACAAGCTCCGCTGTGTTATCGAATTACTCATGGGCGATATTCCAGAactatcatttttcaatcaaacTGGTATGCAAAGATCATTAGAACCATATTTTCATCTAGCCAAAGCCGTCAAACTTGgtgatttgaagaaattcacGGCTGCAATCAATAAATACAAATCTCAATTGATAAAAGATGGTAACTATCAGCTATACGTTCGACTAAGATCCAATGTTATAAAAACCGGTATTAGAATCATTTCCTTGACCTATAAGAgaatatctttgaaagatatctgTTTGAAGCTTCGTTTGGATTCCGAACAAACGGTGGAATATATGGTTTCCAGAGCAATCAGAGATGGTGTCATCGAGGCAAAAATAAATCACGGAAAGGGATATATCGAAACAAGCGAACTGTTGAATGTCTATGACACTGAGGAACCGCAAGAGGTTTTTGATGAAAGGATCAAATTCGTCAATCAACTGCATGATGAAAACATAGTTGCAATGAGATATCCTGAAgataaaaagaacaaaagtAAGAACGGTAACtcagaagaagatgagTTCATAGATGGATCTCTTTTGGATGACatttctgatttttctgATATAGACGACCTTGGGTTTCTTTAG
- the TDA4 gene encoding Tda4p (similar to Saccharomyces cerevisiae YJR116W; ancestral locus Anc_7.500) produces MVLLEKDPFLKFSIFPNSDNLYLLHLHEIIGSFVFYQVVNAYIAPWLNKAIFKSHYTSIDDEKVRVNFDIHTVFNIQCLISFYTIAPILLLPVGLDIVMYHDELCSMVSALTMGYFLWDCYICVKHFKLYGFEFLAHALSSLYVFTVSLRPFCQPWVGKFLLFEASTPFVNTNFFIAQMSRGSTDAVVPPWFNMLNGLLLLVTFFSVRILWGFTAVTLLMRQMWKSRHQLPLVQSMILLVLNVGLNTLNIVWFKKMLKLAKKMMGGSSKVSKMA; encoded by the coding sequence ATGGTGTTGCTGGAAAAAGATccctttttgaaattttcgatTTTCCCCAATTCTGACAACTTATATCTGCTGCATTTGCATGAGATTATCGGTTCATTTGTGTTTTACCAAGTGGTCAATGCTTATATAGCACCGTGGCTGAACAAGGcgattttcaaaagtcaTTACACATCGATTGATGACGAGAAGGTGAGGGtaaattttgatatacACACGGTGTTCAATATCCAGTGTTTAATTTCCTTCTACACGATTGCTCCCATTCTGTTGTTGCCCGTCGGCTTGGATATTGTGATGTACCATGATGAATTGTGCTCGATGGTGTCCGCGCTGACAATGGGGTACTTTCTGTGGGACTGCTACATTTGCGTCAAGCACTTCAAACTGTACGGCTTTGAGTTCCTTGCACATGCATTGAGCTCTCTGTATGTTTTCACTGTTTCGCTGAGGCCATTTTGTCAACCATGGGTTGGCAAGTTTCTATTGTTTGAAGCAAGCACGCCGTTTGTCAACACAAACTTCTTCATTGCTCAGATGTCAAGAGGCTCTACCGATGCTGTTGTGCCCCCCTGGTTCAACATGCTGAATGGTCTCCTTTTGCTTGTGACATTCTTCAGCGTAAGGATCCTTTGGGGATTCACGGCAGTTACCCTTTTAATGCGCCAGATGTGGAAAAGCAGACATCAGTTGCCATTGGTGCAGTCGATGATCTTGCTGGTGCTCAACGTAGGCTTGAACACATTAAACATTGTCTGgttcaagaaaatgttAAAACTGGCTAAAAAGATGATGGGCGGCTCGTCAAAGGTATCAAAGATGGCCTGA
- the ECM27 gene encoding Ecm27p (similar to Saccharomyces cerevisiae ECM27 (YJR106W); ancestral locus Anc_7.498), with translation MMEWVFKLAHPKSLYTNSSWSIGFIVPSLLHVLLCFVLLGISASEYLCPNVAQLTDSGSGGTGSLMAVLLSWCNSSPDLFSNLLSWTSTDYSDESMNAAALSIGEVLGACGIILCIVIGSICIIMSSTPINFSHHQRMMILRDLGFVSVALSLMWYICIRHRVTLLNCLLMIMVYVLYLVMKFTFRSSSNDEDDAATLNEQEPLGTNRIKPSIISAMDINNLLSILENSNNLEDNNEAELVSMNQEIFNMNYEQLGNLRPSTEPLRPSKRIELTQGAQSSPMTFQPYSDDPEITRDISNDRFIVPNNFNRRRKLQKIRIVIFEIFTPHLLNFRQKSFIDALLSILTVPFAVLLRLSCPQPSNELDYDEANSRYVIPISAIFLLFVQSALCPIISFILISCLLETNFSLLYWIFPMTISAASVAFMLSFYNTLLSYNKFSLLEPSADLSFEQDIDGEMSEERRMVEKLGNFITTAFLSIGIFNVILWISLIANSLIEMLDIYQKITHISQGILGLTIFAWGNSISDLISNIAMCRLYRKMPANDYEEVKNTATKFFMISCTSCLGGVLLNSMGGIGVSGLIAMSFVHKSSDKWWIFRFIELKEDGQTVNYKFIVSCIALSFQILLLAVIFGSQQSIHEWIKKNMKPIGLGMCCLWGLATLCNVFLEIFL, from the coding sequence ATGATGGAATGGGTATTCAAATTAGCACATCCAAAGTCCTTGTATACTAATAGTTCATGGTCCATTGGGTTCATAGTGCCGAGTCTGCTTCATGTTTTACTATGTTTTGTATTGCTTGGAATATCAGCGTCAGAATATCTATGTCCTAATGTAGCTCAACTAACAGACTCCGGCTCTGGTGGAACGGGGTCATTGATGGCTGTATTGTTGTCATGGTGCAATTCCTCTCctgatcttttttcaaatcttttaaGTTGGACGTCCACTGATTATAGTGATGAATCGATGAATGCAGCAGCGTTGTCAATTGGTGAGGTACTTGGTGCTTGTGGAATTATATTATGCATTGTTATAGGATCAATATGCATCATTATGTCCTCGACACCTATAAACTTCTCGCATCATCAACGAATGATGATCCTTCGAGATCTAGGTTTTGTTTCTGTTGCCTTATCATTAATGTGGTACATTTGTATACGACACAGAGTGACTTTATTGAACTGCTTACTCATGATAATGGTTTACGTGCTCTACTTAGTGATGAAATTTACTTTTCGAAGCAGTAGcaacgatgaagatgatgctGCTACACTAAACGAACAGGAACCACTGGGTACAAACAGAATAAAACCTAGTATTATATCCGCAATGGATATCAATAACTTACTTTCCATTCTAGAGAACTCAAATAATTTGGAGGATAACAATGAGGCAGAACTCGTCTCAATGAATCAAGAGATTTTCAACATGAATTATGAACAACTTGGTAATTTACGGCCTTCCACCGAGCCTTTGAGACCTTCAAAGAGGATAGAGTTGACACAGGGTGCTCAGAGCTCTCCTATGACTTTCCAACCCTACTCAGATGATCCAGAGATTACTCGCGACATCTCAAATGATAGATTTATTGTGCCAAATAACTTCAAccgaagaagaaagttGCAAAAGATACGGATTGTGATCTTTGAGATTTTTACGCCTcatttattgaattttcgCCAAAAGTCGTTTATTGATGCATTACTTTCTATTTTAACTGTTCCATTTGCTGTGCTTTTGCGGCTATCGTGTCCACAGCCCAGTAATGAACTCGATTATGATGAAGCTAATTCTCGATACGTCATTCCAATTAGCGcgatttttttgctttttgttCAGTCAGCTTTGTGCCCTATAATTTCATTCATTCTAATCTCATGTCTCCTGGAGACAAATTTCTCTCTATTATACTGGATATTTCCAATGACGATCTCTGCGGCGTCAGTGGCATTTATGTTGTCGTTTTATAATACGCTACTTTCTTATAACAAGTTTTCGTTGCTTGAGCCCTCTGCAGATCTAAGTTTCGAACAAGACATTGATGGGGAAATGAGTGAGGAGAGAAGAatggttgaaaaattagGTAATTTTATTACCACAGCATTTTTGTCAATTGGTATTTTCAATGTCATACTTTGGATTTCTTTGATAGCCAACTCTTTAATTGAAATGCTGGATATATATCAGAAAATTACTCATATTTCGCAAGGTATTCTAGGATTGACTATATTCGCATGGGGAAATTCCATCAGCGATctgatttcaaatattgcCATGTGTAGACTTTATCGAAAAATGCCGGCGAATGACTATGAGGAGGTAAAAAATACAgcaacaaaattttttatgaTTTCCTGCACTTCTTGTTTAGGCGGAGTATTACTTAATTCCATGGGTGGAATCGGAGTAAGTGGACTAATTGCTATGTCTTTCGTTCACAAAAGCTCAGATAAGTGGTGGATCTTTAGGTTCATAGAGCTTAAGGAGGATGGCCAAACAGTTAATTATAAGTTCATTGTGTCATGTATTGCATTaagttttcaaatcctGCTACTAGCGGTGATTTTTGGTTCTCAACAGTCAATTCACGAAtggatcaaaaaaaacatgaaacCTATAGGACTGGGTATGTGCTGCCTTTGGGGATTGGCAACACTTTGTAATGTCTTTTTGGAAATATTTCTAtaa
- the LIH1 gene encoding putative lipase (similar to Saccharomyces cerevisiae YJR107W; ancestral locus Anc_7.497) translates to MTGKLRCVKCHCFKALNVILLFSAVFVLSKDSNSTGASIFHAVDKNTYPYNSVKFTNKVYERLVYFSKISAVVSCISDNRLIPGKTLKNGGCPQYLAFCSDDKVNPTIDRTSVEAVLIAGKDELGTGAVIVDHGRGVVILSFRGSTTSQDWASDFEIYPVDYFPTSEEYYRKKIEDGVIKPCKSCKIHRGFNKFSKTLGDPFLEKVENIFLQHPDYRFVITGHSLGAALAIISGIEFKLRGFNPVVLTYANPKMFNKEMKEWVDELFSVKQMDRHILETGELSFEKGYFRVVHDRDYIPMLPPFYHSAGLEIFIRKDELPHRISDLEYKGSRDYYNPEDFADEDWQTQASGFSNRDWLHKKEHRCYFIDIAGCLGF, encoded by the coding sequence ATGACGGGAAAACTGCGTTGCGTCAAATGCCACTGCTTCAAGGCGCTTAATGTAATTTTACTCTTTTCGGCAGTATTTGTACTTTCAAAAGACAGTAATAGTACGGGTGCTTCCATTTTCCACGCCGTAGACAAGAATACCTATCCTTACAACTCCGTGAAATTTACAAATAAAGTTTACGAGAGATTAGTCTACTTTAGCAAGATATCAGCTGTTGTGAGCTGTATCTCAGATAATAGATTAATTCCTGGGAAAACATTAAAGAATGGGGGATGTCCTCAGTACCTTGCTTTTTGTTCTGATGACAAAGTAAATCCTACGATTGATAGAACCAGCGTGGAAGCTGTTTTGATTGCAGGTAAAGACGAGTTAGGAACCGGAGCTGTTATAGTTGATCATGGAAGAGGAGTTGtaattttgagttttcGGGGCTCAACTACAAGTCAGGACTGGGCCAGCGATTTTGAGATATATCCTGTAGATTATTTTCCTACGTCAGAGGAATACTATcggaaaaaaattgaagatggtgTCATCAAGCCTTGTAAAAGCTGCAAAATACATAGGGGGTTCAACaaattctcaaaaactCTTGGAGATCCATTTCTAGAAAAGGTCGAGAATATCTTTTTGCAGCATCCAGATTATCGTTTTGTTATTACCGGTCATTCCTTGGGTGCGGCGCTAGCCATTATATCAGGTATTGAATTTAAATTGAGAGGTTTTAATCCAGTGGTATTGACTTATGCAAACCCAAAAATGTTTAATaaggaaatgaaagaatGGGTTGACGAACTGTTCTCAGTAAAGCAAATGGATCGTCACATTTTGGAGACAGGTGAACTTAGCTTTGAGAAAGGATATTTCAGAGTTGTACATGATCGGGATTATATTCCGATGCTTCCACCCTTCTATCATTCAGCAGGtcttgaaatattcattcGAAAGGATGAATTACCACATAGAATTTCTGACTTAGAATACAAGGGTTCGCGGGATTATTATAATCCGGAGGATTTTGCAGACGAAGATTGGCAAACTCAGGCTTCTGGGTTTAGCAATCGTGACTGGCTCCACAAAAAGGAACATCGATGCTACTTCATTGATATTGCTGGTTGTCTCGGGTTTTAG
- the STE24 gene encoding zinc metalloprotease (similar to Saccharomyces cerevisiae STE24 (YJR117W); ancestral locus Anc_7.501) produces MTVFDQLQTLLDRPDIPVKRIITGFSVGIFAFEAYLSYRQYKVLSKDKLAPVLENEIDDETFQKSREYSKAKAKYSLFADIFGLAEKLIFIKYDCLPRLWNFSVSLCNLALPTQWKIVSTVAQSLCFLSAFSNISTLIELPLSYYQHFILEEKFGFNKLTVKLWINDTIKSMVLGHALGGPIIYGLLKIFERFQTDFIWYICLFVLGIQILAMTLIPVFIMPLFNKFTPLEDGELKNSIENLAKKVGFPLDKVLVVDGSKRSSHSNAYFTGLPFTSKRIVLYDTLINESSIDEITAVLAHEIGHWQKNHILRMLIYSQVHIFFIFSLFTGVYRNLSFYNAFGFFIGSPDAAIASPITKVFTPEFPTIIGLLLFGDLLKPMDCILQFLMSLVSRLHEYQADAYAKGLGMSKDLCTALINLQIKNLSTMNVDPLYSSYHYSHPTLAERLTALSYVSEKKAK; encoded by the coding sequence ATGACGGTTTTTGACCAACTACAAACGCTGCTAGACAGACCAGACATTCCAGTGAAAAGGATCATTACAGGGTTTTCTGTCGGGATATTCGCATTTGAAGCATATCTCTCATACCGTCAGTATAAAGTCTTATCGAAGGACAAGCTAGCCCCGGTACTTGAGAAcgaaattgatgatgaaaccTTTCAGAAGTCAAGGGAGTATTCAAAGGCCAAGGCCAAGTATTCGCTCTTTGCTGACATATTTGGATTAGCCGAAAAACTTATTTTTATCAAGTATGATTGTCTACCACGTCTATGGAATTTCAGCGTTAGCCTTTGCAACTTAGCGTTACCCACCCAATGGAAAATAGTGTCCACCGTTGCGCAAAGCTTATGCTTCTTAAGTGCTTTTTCGAACATCTCTACCTTAATTGAACTACCATTGTCCTATTATCaacatttcattttggaGGAAAAGTTTGGCTTCAACAAACTGACCGTCAAGTTGTGGATAAATGATACTATTAAGAGCATGGTACTTGGCCATGCGCTTGGTGGACCGATCATTTATGGTTTGTTAAAGATATTCGAAAGATTCCAAACTGATTTCATTTGGTACATCTGTTTATTTGTGTTGGGTATTCAAATTTTAGCCATGACCTTGATTCCCGTGTTCATTATGCCGTTATTTAACAAGTTTACTCCTCTAGAAGATGGCGAGTTGAAGAACTCTATTGAAAACTTGGCAAAGAAAGTGGGTTTCCCATTAGATAAAGTTTTAGTCGTCGATGGCTCAAAAAGGTCTTCACATTCCAATGCTTATTTTACTGGTTTGCCCTTCACTAGTAAACGTATTGTATTGTACGATACTTTGATCAATGAAAGCTCCATAGACGAAATTACCGCTGTATTAGCCCATGAGATTGGCCATTGGCAAAAGAATCATATTTTGCGTATGCTCATCTACAGTCAGGTgcacatttttttcattttttctctattcACGGGCGTTTACCGCAATCTTTCCTTTTACAATGCCTTTGGATTCTTTATCGGTTCTCCAGACGCAGCTATAGCATCTCCAATCACAAAAGTCTTTACTCCAGAATTCCCAACGATAATCGGCCTACTGCTATTCGGCGATTTACTGAAACCCATGGATTGTATCttgcaatttttgatgagtCTTGTTTCAAGATTACACGAATACCAAGCTGACGCTTATGCTAAAGGTCTAGGAATGTCCAAAGACCTGTGCACTGCCTTGATCAATCTACAAATCAAGAACCTATCAACTATGAACGTAGATCCACTATATTCCAGTTATCATTATTCGCATCCAACGTTGGCTGAAAGATTGACTGCTTTGAGTTATGTCTCAGAAAAGAAGGCAAAATAA
- the ADO1 gene encoding adenosine kinase (similar to Saccharomyces cerevisiae ADO1 (YJR105W); ancestral locus Anc_7.499), translating to MLNELSLLKLLAHHVKFKLKFSQARSSRIVGNGQSSPCKLYKGQTTFYRWYRIHSRQGTSFNIQKTALNKMGSVAPALVCLGNPLLDYQATVTSDYLAKYTLKANDAILVDAGSDDPKMAIFEELLKFDDVKFVAGGAAQNSARGAAYVLGPKQVVYFGSVGEDKYSEKLLKENEAAGVISMYQFQEKIGTGKCAALITGHNRSLVTDLGAANHFTPDHLDNHWSFVESAKFFYVGGFHLTVSPEAIVKLGKHAKESGKPFVLNLSAPFIPQFFKAALEEALPYTTCIIGNESEAAAYAEAFGLSEKDDLKAIAQHIVGDSKDRIVVFTQGLDPTLVYSADGATMYPVKPLEASKIVDTNGAGDAFAGGFVAGLVQGKSLESAVDMGQWLAALSIQEIGPSYPKTNVKYQA from the coding sequence ATGCTAAACGAATTGTCCCTGCTCAAGTTACTTGCTCACCACGTGAAGTTTaagttgaaattttcacAAGCGAGATCGTCGAGAATTGTTGGCAATGGGCAAAGCAGCCCATGTAAGTTGTATAAAGGTCAAACGACGTTTTATCGATGGTATCGGATTCATAGCAGGCAGGGGACGTCCTTtaatattcaaaaaacgGCACTTAATAAGATGGGCTCTGTTGCACCTGCATTGGTTTGTCTAGGTAATCCATTGTTGGACTACCAAGCTACAGTTACAAGCGATTACTTAGCGAAATACACATTGAAAGCCAACGACGCTATCTTGGTGGATGCCGGTAGCGATGATCCAAAAATGGCTATCTTCGAGGAATTGCTAAAATTTGACGATGTCAAGTTTGTCGCTGGTGGTGCAGCTCAAAACTCTGCTAGAGGAGCAGCTTACGTGCTAGGGCCTAAACAAGTCGTGTACTTTGGATCAGTTGGGGAAGACAAGTATTCGGAGAAACTACTGAAGGAGAATGAAGCCGCCGGTGTTATCTCTATGTATCAATTCCAAGAGAAAATTGGTACCGGGAAATGTGCTGCATTGATCACTGGTCACAACAGATCTTTGGTGACGGATTTGGGTGCTGCTAACCACTTCACTCCAGATCATTTGGATAATCACTGGAGCTTTGTTGAAAGtgccaaatttttctaCGTTGGTGGTTTCCACTTGACCGTGTCGCCAGAGGCAATTGTCAAGTTGGGTAAACACGCGAAAGAAAGCGGCAAACCATTCGTATTGAATTTGAGTGCTCCATTTATTCCACAATTCTTCAAGGCAGCTCTAGAAGAAGCTTTGCCTTACACTACTTGTATCATTGGTAATGAATCTGAAGCCGCTGCTTATGCGGAGGCATTCGGTTTATCCGAGAAGGATGATCTAAAAGCTATTGCACAGCACATCGTTGGTGATTCGAAGGACAGAATTGTTGTCTTTACTCAGGGTTTGGATCCAACATTGGTTTATTCTGCAGACGGTGCGACTATGTATCCAGTAAAGCCACTGGAGGCCTCAAAAATCGTCGACACAAATGGTGCAGGTGACGCCTTTGCCGGTGGATTTGTGGCAGGTCTCGTTCAAGGAAAGTCCTTGGAATCCGCTGTTGACATGGGTCAATGGCTAGCTGCCCTGTCCATTCAAGAAATAGGTCCTTCTTATCCAAAGACGAACGTCAAATATCAAGCTTGA